GATTCTGTCAGCAACTGCCAGAGAAAAAGCCACAGGTAAAGAACAGTCCATTAGCATCACAGGTGCGTCTACCCTCGATAAATCTGAAGTCGAGCGGATGGTGAAAGAAGCCGAGCGCAATGCGGAAGAAGACCGTAGGCGGCGCGAACAAATTGATACCAGAAACATGGCAGATTCTGTTGCCTATCAAGCCGAGAAACAACTTCAGGATTTGGGTGACAAAGTGCCACCAGCAGACAAGTCCCGCGTGGAAGGCTTAATTCGAGACTTGCGTCAGGCAATTGAGCAGAACAACATCGATCGCATGAAGTCCCTCACCAACGAAATTCAACAAGCCCTGATGCAAATCGGCACTGCGGTCTACTCACAAGCAGGTGCATCTCCAAACGGTGGTACTTCTACAGACCGTCAAGGCGGCGGTGAAGATGTCATCGATGCAGACTTTGTGGAACAAAAGTAACAAGACGCAGCGAGCAGTCCGTTGCTCTGGTTTTCAGAGTTAAAGGAACTGCTTTAGCGAGCCTGCGTGCGTCACCCAGAGGGTGACGCAGTGAAATTATCAAATACTCTCTTCCTATCCCCGCGTCCTTAAATCTGCGCCACATTTCGTGATGTTATCTATTTTTTTAATTTGGAGTAATTTTTATGACTTCTACATCTGAAAAAACCGCCCTCAAAAGTGTCTCTGCTATCTTCAAAGATGAGAAGAAGATGCAAGAAGTGGTTGAGCGTCTAATCGATCGCGGCGTTCCCAAAGATAACATTTCGATTATTGGTCGCGACTTCCACGCCGAAACTCGTATCTCCGGATTTGTGACTAAACAAGATGTAATCTTGGATGGACTCGCCACCGGAGCGATTTTCGGATCGCTGTTTGGTTCTCTGTTGGCTTTACTTACGGGTGTGGGTGTGTTGTTCATTCCCTTTTTAGGAACCGTAGTAGCAGCAGGCCCTTTGGGAGCAGCATTATTAGGAGCGGCAGGCGGTGCTTTATATGGTTCCTTGGGAGCAGGTATTTGAGCTGCCTTAATCGCAATGGGTATGCCGGAGGACAAAGCTGCTATTTACGAAACACGCCTGAAAGCAGGTGAGTTTTTACTGGTCGCGGAAGTGCCACAAGAACAAGCAGAGGAAGTTGTCTCACTGTTAGAAAGTGCGGGTGCGGAAGAAGTCGCTATCACTGACATGAAGATTCCCCGTCAACCAAAAGGTGAACTGGCAGATAATGAGCAGATTTCACCAGAAATTAGAGCAAATATGTCGGACGACGCGCAAAAAACTTTTGTTGATACCTACAATCGGTCGTTTAGAGAAGCCAATGGAAAAGATAATGCCTTGACGAAGGCTTGGGATCGGGTCAAACAGGTGTTCGATCGCGACGAAAAAGGCACTTATTCCAGGTCTAAAGTCAGATCGTAAATTTCCAGAGTTGCGATCGCCTACGGCGGGGCGTAGCCCATCGCGACGAAAAAGGCACTTATTTCAGTCACAAAACAACTTAACTAACTGGAACAGATTATGAACTCTCAAACATTGAATCCACAAGATAATCGCGATCAGCAAGAAGATGCTCGTAATCAGCAAGAGATTGACAACGAGAGACAAAAGGCAACAGATGAAGCTCAAAGATGCGTAGATCAAGAAGCAGTTTCCGCGCTCAAAGAAACTCGAAATGCAATTAATGCCATTGACCAGGGAAATACTCAAGAAGCACTTCAAGCTTTAGAACGCGCAACAGGAAAACTTGAAATTCTAGTAGCACGATACCCTGAACTGGGTTTTGTTCCTGTGTCGGCTCAAGTAAATATAATCGATCTTGCCCCTGACGATTCTAATGAGATTGAGCAAATTCGTAATCAAATTAAGAGTACTGTGAATGAGGATGATTTTCGTACTGCTCGTCAACTGTTGAACAGCCTGGTAAGCGAGATTCGCACAACAATCTTTAATCTGCCACTAGCGACATATCCTGATGCCATGAAGGAAGCAGCCCGGTTGTTGAACGAAGGTAAAACCGATGAAGCCAAAACGGTGCTGCAACTTGCCCTCTCAACCCTAGTGGTGACAGAAGTTGCTCGACCCCTACCGCTGCTTAGAGCCGATATTGACATAATGAGTGCAGTTGCTATAGCAGACAGCGATCGCGAAGGAACGCTGAGGTTGCTGGAAGATGCTCGCAACCATCTCAGGTTGACTCAACAACTGGGGTATGCCAAAGGCGATCCTGAGTATGCAGAACTTGAGCAGGCAATCCAAGATATCGAGCGGCAAGTTAGGGCAAACGAGAGAACCGCAGACCCATTGAGTCGGCTCCTGGAAAAATTCTCTAGTTTCTTCAAACGTATATCCGGAACCGCCCCCGCCCAACCAGCTTAATGAAGGCAGAAGGTGAGAAGAGGATAGGGGGATAGGGAGCAGAGGAGATAGGGAGAATCAAGGGTAATTTTAGTCTTTTCTGCTCTGCTCCTTTGCCCCCCTGCCCCTCTGCTCCCCTGCTCCCCTGCTCCTTTGCCCCCTACCTTCTTCAATCCAGGTGCAAAACAAGTTTATAAACCAGGAGAATGATCGTGAACCAATGTCACAGATTCTTTAGAAGGCTGCAAGTCCTGTTCGTGGGTATTCTTTTCTCCTCGCTTTTATTCATCGCTCCCGTTCATGCAGTTAGCTCTGCTGCGGTATCTCCTGAAAGATTGAATCAGCTTGATACTAGTCTTCAGCAGGAGATTGAAAAGGAGAGGCAACAGGCAACAGCTGAGGCTGAAAGTAAACTGGATCGAGAAGCGATCGCCGCAATCGAAGAAACTAAAAAAGCGATCGCCGCCATTGAGGGGGGAAAAACTCAAGAAGCACTTCAAGCTTTAGAACGAGCAACTGGAAAAATTGACATTCTAGTAGCACAATACCCTAAACTAGCTCTAATTCCGGTGGCGGCTCAGGTAGCGATAATCGATTTTGCCCCTCAGGATTTTAATTTGGTTGACCGAATTCGCAATCAAGTGAAGGGTGTTGCAATTGCAGAAGATTTTCCGGCGGCTCGCGAACTGTTGAACAACCTGATAAGCGAGATTCGCACAGCAATCGTCAATCTGCCATTAGAGAGATATCCAGATGCTACCAAGCAGGCAGCTCGGTTGTTGAACGAAGGCAAAATTGATGAAGCCAAAGGCGTGCTGCAACTTGCGCTCTCAACTTTAGTGGTGACAGAACAAGCTCGACCCCTGCCGCTAGTCAAAGCCCATACCGATCTAGTGACTGCGGTTACTTTAACAGAGAAGGATCGCGACGCAGCACAGAGGTTGCTAGAAGATGCTCGTGCCCAACTCAAGTTAGCTCAAGAACTAGGATATGCCAGAGGCGATCGCGAGTATGCAGCATTTGACAAAGCAATTAAAAATCTAGAGCGGCAAGTTAAGGCACGTGAGAACACAGCAGGCGCATTTGCCAAGCTTCAAGAACAATTTTCTAGTTTCTTCAACCGAGTATCCGAAGTCGTCAAACCAGGTGATTCCTCAAATAGGGCAGAAGCCAGGAGACGCGATTAATCGCGTCTGTATAAGAATTAAAAGTAGAGACGCGATTCATCGCGTCTGTATAAGAGTGAGGAATTTTATCTCCCCCTGCCCCCCATCCCGTTAATCTCAAGAGGTGCTGATGGTTGCAGCAACCGATTTCAAAGATTATTACGAAATTCTGGGTGTCAGTAAGAACGCCACTCCGGAGGATATCAAAAAAGCCTACCGGAAATTGGCACGGAAATATCACCCGGACTTAAATCCTAACGATAAGCAAGCCGAAGCGCGGTTCAAAGAAATTAACGAAGCTAATGAAGTGCTGTCCGACCCAGAAAAACGCCAGAAGTATGACCAGTATGGTCAGTACTGGCAACAGGCTGCGGCGGGTGCACCTCCACCCAGAGGGGCGGGTACACAAGGCTATGATTTTAGCCAGTATGGCAACTTTAATGATTTCATTGATGAGTTGCTGGGAGGGTTAGGTCGCAGTGGCGGTCGTACAAGGCAGCACACAGCTAATTATCGCACTACAAGAAGACCAGAAGGATTCCGGGAATACGCCGACTTTGGCTATGGAGAAGACCCCTTCGGCCGCTTCACTGATGTTCCCGCACAGGATACGGAAGCAGCGATCGCTCTCACTTTTTCTGAAGCGTTTCACGGTACACAGAAGCGGCTACAAATTGATGGAGAAACTATCACTGTTCGCATTCCGCCGGGAGTAAAATCGGGAAGCCGCATTCGAGTCAAAGGCAAAGGACAGATGAGTCCTTTTAGTCAGCAACGCGGCGATTTGTATCTGACAATTGAATTATTGCCCCATCCTTTCTTCAAATTTGAGGGCGACAATCTTGCTTGCGAAGTACCTGTCAGCCCAGAAGAAGCAGTGCTTGGCGCACAAATAGATGTTCCTACGCCCGATGACAAGGTAACGATGACGATTCCGGCCGGTGTGGATTCCGACCAAGCACTCCGACTACGTGGCAAGGGCTGGCGCGATCCAAAAAGCAATCGTACCGCTTTGATTGTGCGGTTAAAAATTGTGACACCCAAAGATTTGAGTCCCCAAGAAAGAGAGTGCTATGAAAAATTGCGGCAGGTCAGTAGTTTTAATTCCCGTCAAGGCTTGGTGGAGGTGCGGTTATGATTTCTAACCTGAGTTTGTCTTGCGTGGTGTGGTCAGAAACAGGCGATCGCCTCTATAGTTTCGAGCAAGCCGCCTACCTCACCCAAACCTCGGTTTTATTACTAGAACGATTTGTCCGCCTGGGACTAATTGAACCTGTAGGAATCATGCTGCGCCGACAGGATATCTTTCGCGTTGTGCAGATTCAAAGGTTGCACCGCGATCTGAACTTGAATTGGGTCGGAGCAGCAATGGTGCTAGATATGGTAACTGAAATTGCCCAACTCAAGGCGCAACTGCGTGCCTACCGTGCTGAATTACAAATTCGTAATTAAGAGCGTTAACAAAATAATTTATTTCTCAGCTAAGGGGCACGATTATGCAACCAACCAATCCCGAGCAATTTACCGAAAAAGCCTGGGAAGCCCTTGTTCGTACTCCCGAAATTGCCAAGCAGTTTCAGCATCAGCAGATTGAGAGCGAACATTTGATGCTAGCGCTACTGGAACAGGAAGGACTCGCCAGTTCTATTTTCAACAAAGCTGGGGTGAATGTTCAAAAACTCCACGATCGCACTATCGACTTCATCAACCGTCAGCCCAAAGTATCGGGGGCTAGCAGTGGTTCGGTATACATCGGACACAGTTTAGAGACGCTGCTCGATCGCGCCGAACAATACCGCAAAGAGTTTGGTGATGAATATATTTCTATTGAACATTTAATACTTGCCTTTGCCAAAGACGATCGCTTTGGTAAAAAGTTGTTTCAAGAATTTGGACTGGATGAAAAAAAACTCCGCAACATCATTCAACAGATTCGAGGGAGTCAAAAAGTGACAGATCAAAACCCGGAAGTTAAATATGAAGCGCTAGAAAAATACGGACGCGATTTAACCCAATTGGCACATGAGGGCATACTCGACCCAGTGATTGGACGAGATGAAGAAATTCGCCGCACGATTCAAATCCTTTCTCGTCGGACTAAAAATAACCCCGTGCTGATTGGTGAACCCGGTGTCGGTAAAACGGCAATTGTAGAAGGATTAGCGCAGCGCATTGTCAGTGGTGATGTCCCGGAATCATTGCGCGATCGCAAACTAATAGCTTTAGACATGGGTGCGTTAATTGCCGGAGCCAAATACCGGGGAGAATTTGAAGAACGCCTGAAAGCTGTCTTAAAAGAAATCCAAGAAGCACAGGGACAAATCGTCTTGTTCATTGACGAAATTCACACTGTAGTTGGTGCGGGTGCAACGCAAGGATCGATGGATGCTAGCAACTTGCTCAAGCCGATGCTCGCTCGCGGCGAATTGCGCTGTATTGGTGCCACCACGCTAGATGAATACCGCAAGTACATTGAAAAAGATGCGGCTTTGGAACGTCGTTTTCAGCAGGTGTATGTCGATCAGCCCAGTGTGGAAGATACCATCTCAATTCTGCGCGGTTTGAAAGAGCGCTACGAGTTACACCACGGCGTGAAGATTTCTGATAGTGCGTTAGTTGCGGCAGCTACTCTGTCTGCCAGATATATTAGCGATCGCTTCCTACCCG
Above is a window of Nostoc sp. UHCC 0702 DNA encoding:
- a CDS encoding J domain-containing protein, whose product is MVAATDFKDYYEILGVSKNATPEDIKKAYRKLARKYHPDLNPNDKQAEARFKEINEANEVLSDPEKRQKYDQYGQYWQQAAAGAPPPRGAGTQGYDFSQYGNFNDFIDELLGGLGRSGGRTRQHTANYRTTRRPEGFREYADFGYGEDPFGRFTDVPAQDTEAAIALTFSEAFHGTQKRLQIDGETITVRIPPGVKSGSRIRVKGKGQMSPFSQQRGDLYLTIELLPHPFFKFEGDNLACEVPVSPEEAVLGAQIDVPTPDDKVTMTIPAGVDSDQALRLRGKGWRDPKSNRTALIVRLKIVTPKDLSPQERECYEKLRQVSSFNSRQGLVEVRL
- a CDS encoding YfdX family protein → MNQCHRFFRRLQVLFVGILFSSLLFIAPVHAVSSAAVSPERLNQLDTSLQQEIEKERQQATAEAESKLDREAIAAIEETKKAIAAIEGGKTQEALQALERATGKIDILVAQYPKLALIPVAAQVAIIDFAPQDFNLVDRIRNQVKGVAIAEDFPAARELLNNLISEIRTAIVNLPLERYPDATKQAARLLNEGKIDEAKGVLQLALSTLVVTEQARPLPLVKAHTDLVTAVTLTEKDRDAAQRLLEDARAQLKLAQELGYARGDREYAAFDKAIKNLERQVKARENTAGAFAKLQEQFSSFFNRVSEVVKPGDSSNRAEARRRD
- a CDS encoding YfdX family protein, translated to MNSQTLNPQDNRDQQEDARNQQEIDNERQKATDEAQRCVDQEAVSALKETRNAINAIDQGNTQEALQALERATGKLEILVARYPELGFVPVSAQVNIIDLAPDDSNEIEQIRNQIKSTVNEDDFRTARQLLNSLVSEIRTTIFNLPLATYPDAMKEAARLLNEGKTDEAKTVLQLALSTLVVTEVARPLPLLRADIDIMSAVAIADSDREGTLRLLEDARNHLRLTQQLGYAKGDPEYAELEQAIQDIERQVRANERTADPLSRLLEKFSSFFKRISGTAPAQPA